The Desulfovibrionales bacterium genome window below encodes:
- a CDS encoding lipoprotein-releasing ABC transporter permease subunit, whose amino-acid sequence MNFEWFIGLRYLKAKRKQTFISVITFISVAGVMVGVMALIVVLAVMTGFEEDLKGKILGLNAHVMVLKYGDSIGDVKGLQEKAEKTKGVVATTPFIYSQAMLSSQLGASGVVLRGIDLKSSKKVINLHRYMVEGSLENLEIPSGQKAPGGNTEGTPGIIIGRELAKNLGVIRGDRVQLMSPTGMITPVGVIPRMEAFRVVGIFDCGMFEYDSSMAFISLRAAQSLLDLGGRITGLEVKVADIYKADQVAAAINNTLGYPYWTRDWMKMNKNLFSALKLEKIAMFIILALIVLVAAFNIVSTLIMVVMEKNKDIAILKSMGATRKSIMKIFVMEGVIVGFTGTMLGIIGGFGLTSLLKKYKFIKLPSDVYYISTLPVKVEALDVALISFAAIVISFLATLYPSWQASRLEPATALRYE is encoded by the coding sequence ATGAACTTTGAATGGTTTATCGGCCTTCGTTATCTGAAGGCAAAGAGAAAGCAAACCTTTATCTCGGTTATTACCTTTATTTCCGTGGCCGGGGTCATGGTCGGGGTAATGGCCCTGATAGTCGTTCTGGCGGTTATGACCGGCTTTGAAGAGGATCTGAAGGGCAAAATACTGGGCCTTAATGCCCATGTCATGGTGCTTAAATATGGTGATTCCATTGGGGATGTAAAGGGTCTGCAGGAAAAGGCAGAAAAGACAAAAGGGGTAGTGGCTACTACCCCTTTTATTTATTCTCAGGCCATGCTGAGCTCGCAGCTCGGGGCCTCAGGCGTGGTCTTAAGAGGAATTGATCTTAAGTCATCCAAAAAGGTCATTAACCTGCATCGATACATGGTCGAAGGTTCATTGGAAAATCTGGAGATTCCTTCCGGGCAGAAAGCGCCGGGGGGAAACACAGAAGGGACTCCGGGTATCATAATCGGCAGGGAACTGGCCAAAAATCTGGGTGTGATAAGGGGCGACCGGGTACAACTTATGTCCCCGACCGGCATGATTACGCCTGTGGGGGTCATACCCAGGATGGAGGCCTTCAGGGTAGTCGGTATATTTGATTGTGGTATGTTTGAATATGATTCTTCCATGGCCTTCATATCCCTGAGAGCGGCCCAATCTTTATTGGATTTAGGCGGCAGAATAACCGGCCTGGAGGTAAAGGTAGCAGATATCTATAAGGCCGACCAGGTGGCTGCCGCTATCAACAACACGCTTGGCTATCCTTACTGGACCAGGGACTGGATGAAGATGAATAAGAACCTTTTTTCGGCCTTAAAACTGGAAAAGATAGCCATGTTCATAATCCTGGCCCTGATTGTCCTGGTGGCGGCCTTCAACATTGTCAGTACGCTGATAATGGTGGTTATGGAGAAAAACAAGGATATAGCCATCTTAAAGTCTATGGGCGCTACGCGGAAGAGCATCATGAAAATCTTCGTCATGGAAGGGGTAATCGTCGGCTTTACCGGGACCATGCTTGGAATTATAGGTGGTTTTGGCCTCACGAGCCTGCTTAAAAAATATAAGTTCATTAAATTGCCCAGCGATGTTTATTACATATCCACCCTGCCGGTAAAGGTGGAGGCGCTGGATGTGGCCTTAATTTCATTTGCGGCTATAGTTATCAGTTTTTTGGCTACCCTTTATCCTTCCTGGCAGGCTTCAAGGCTGGAACCGGCGACTGCTTTGAGATATGAATAG
- the lysS gene encoding lysine--tRNA ligase: MRKVEDFNKLIEQRQKKASDLKEMGVPLYPNNFRGKDRIGDIICKYAQVNDLPGEDQKFVIAGRMIALRDFGKSIFTHVQDGNGKIQVYLRKDVLGSESYEVCRRLDIGDVVGIEGTTFRTKTGELTILAKKLNLLTKSLRPLPEKFHGLTDVETRYRQRYVDLMVNPQVREVFLKRIRIIQEVRNFLAERGFLEVETPMMQPIPGGATAKPFKTYHNALDMELYLRIAPELYLKRLVVGGFERVFEINRNFRNEGISIQHNPEFTMLEFYQAYATYEDLMALTEEMFFMLAGKICGQPVISYQDYEIDFTPPWKRYALKDALVQVGGLQDELLHDETGARAYAVSLGIKLGEKDGLGKTLVKLFDHLVEPKLIQPTFIYAYPLEVSPLSRKNEADNEVVDRFELFIAGREMANAFSELNDPVDQRERLVKQIMNRDTVDEDEEIVPILDEDFLRALEYGMPPAAGEGIGIDRLVMLFTDSPSIRDVILFPHLRPER, encoded by the coding sequence GTGCGAAAAGTGGAAGATTTTAATAAGCTGATAGAGCAGAGACAAAAAAAGGCCAGTGACCTGAAAGAAATGGGAGTCCCCCTTTATCCCAATAACTTCAGGGGCAAGGACAGGATAGGGGACATAATATGTAAATATGCCCAGGTTAATGACCTCCCCGGCGAGGATCAGAAGTTCGTTATAGCCGGCCGGATGATCGCACTGAGGGACTTTGGAAAGAGCATCTTTACCCATGTCCAGGACGGGAATGGAAAGATTCAGGTCTATTTGCGGAAGGATGTCCTGGGTAGTGAAAGTTATGAGGTGTGCAGGCGTCTGGATATCGGCGATGTTGTGGGTATTGAAGGGACAACTTTCAGGACTAAAACCGGCGAATTGACGATTCTGGCTAAGAAACTAAACCTTTTGACCAAATCACTCCGTCCTTTACCGGAGAAGTTCCATGGCCTTACGGACGTGGAAACGCGCTATCGCCAGCGGTATGTCGATTTAATGGTCAATCCCCAGGTACGGGAAGTCTTTTTGAAACGCATCCGGATAATCCAGGAAGTGAGGAATTTTCTTGCTGAAAGGGGTTTTCTGGAGGTTGAGACGCCGATGATGCAGCCCATTCCCGGTGGGGCCACGGCCAAACCATTTAAGACCTACCATAATGCCCTCGATATGGAGCTGTACCTGAGAATTGCCCCGGAATTATATCTGAAACGCCTGGTCGTGGGCGGGTTTGAACGGGTTTTTGAAATTAATCGCAACTTTCGTAATGAGGGCATCTCTATCCAGCACAATCCTGAATTCACCATGCTGGAATTTTATCAGGCCTATGCCACCTATGAAGATCTGATGGCCCTTACCGAAGAGATGTTTTTTATGCTGGCCGGGAAGATTTGTGGTCAGCCGGTCATTTCTTACCAGGATTATGAGATAGACTTCACCCCACCGTGGAAGAGGTATGCCCTGAAGGATGCCCTGGTGCAAGTCGGCGGGTTGCAGGATGAGCTTCTTCATGATGAGACAGGGGCCAGGGCCTATGCCGTTTCCCTGGGTATCAAACTGGGTGAAAAAGACGGCCTCGGCAAGACGCTCGTAAAGCTCTTTGATCATCTGGTAGAGCCGAAGCTGATCCAACCAACCTTTATCTATGCCTATCCTTTGGAGGTCTCTCCGCTTTCCCGAAAGAATGAGGCGGATAACGAGGTGGTAGATCGTTTTGAACTGTTTATCGCCGGCCGGGAGATGGCCAATGCCTTTTCCGAGTTGAATGACCCGGTTGATCAACGGGAGCGGTTGGTTAAACAGATAATGAACAGGGATACGGTAGATGAGGACGAGGAAATCGTCCCTATTCTGGATGAGGATTTTCTCCGGGCCCTGGAGTACGGCATGCCCCCTGCGGCCGGGGAGGGGATCGGGATAGACCGGCTGGTTATGCTTTTTACGGATTCACCTTCTATCCGGGACGTAATCTTATTCCCGCATCTGCGTCCTGAGCGTTAA